A region of Scleropages formosus chromosome 2, fSclFor1.1, whole genome shotgun sequence DNA encodes the following proteins:
- the inavab gene encoding innate immunity activator b — protein MGSKEEISDTDSGIILQSSPDSLKSNVKDIATHTRAVKLKQQSLQDRLELCLLELKKLCIREAELTGQLSSDYPLLPGEKAPRIRQRIGAAFKLDEDSLRQDGEDSELRALEADLALQTQIFEAARRLSVEEHLSKQVRRSRLQQCKLQEKKMKEIQEAVFRLRLQHVRTSPRLVSLPAQRNPATSDDSSLSDGAAQDEEEPTGASTHLMLEPSLQKEPPKTVQESPRLAPPQTLEGLTPNHHIPLPYERSPIQNTPWKESSLDQPYEKSKKAHSNSSSLSCSPVVTPVSTPADPWFGDTAVPFQFTPVKNLALRHTQSNSAPSTPDLHIRRQHSLRISSCTPYHEQDHNRGHALQAHRRMADFALPISEYQLQRSSLAPVLYQSGSEDSGSEYSVSSFSSLPCQEAMGEEPHTSPLQHVHHYGSSHNGPLAVTGPSFYKISQYESTPSFYRGITEEGVGYEIEMDMGRQHRAPPHLLVPPSRYECWYEAEPQQWLLRPRPSHTRLARAPSLREYPAHHSSRGLSREVVSDELRSWHQRNQFRSPRPRSLDRQGAVCVRTPQGQHSRLSQIPSLPGQVPHRRVFQRALDGTLVQWFEEEDSEVISQV, from the exons ATGGGTAGTAAAGAGGAGATAAGTGACACTGACAGCGGCATCATTTTACAATCCA GCCCAGACAGCCTCAAGTCAAATGTGAAGGatatagccacacacacaagggcTGTGAAGCTAAAGCAGCAGTCCCTACAAGACCGTTTGGAGTTGTGTCTGCTGGAGTTGAAGAAGCTATGCATTCGAGAGGCG GAGCTCACTGGACAGCTTTCTTCAGATTACCCACTGCTACCTGGAGAAAAGGCCCCACGGATACGCCAACGTATTGGAGCAGCCTTCAAGCTTGATGAGGACAGCTTACGACAGGATGGAGAG GACTCAGAGTTGCGTGCTCTGGAGGCAGACTTAGCCTTGCAGACACAGATTTTTGAGGCAGCCCGGCGGCTCTCCGTGGAAGAGCATCTGAGTAAACAAGTACGCCGAAGTCGGCTGCAGCAGTGTAAGCTTCaggagaagaaaatgaaagagaTCCAGGAGGCTGTGTTCCGGCTTCGCCTCCAACATGTCCGCACATCACCCCGGCTTGTAAGCCTGCCTGCACAGAGAA ATCCAGCAACTTCAGATGACAGCTCCTTATCAGATGGTGCTGCGCAAGATGAGG aggaGCCGACTGGAGCATCAACCCATCTTATGCTAGAGCCCTCTCTACAGAAAGAACCTCCTAAAACTGTGCAAGAAAGCCCACGGTTGGCCCCACCACAGACATTGGAAGGGCTAACACCaaaccaccacatccccctaccATATGAGCGCAGTCCTATTCAGAACACCCCCTGGAAGGAGTCCAGTCTAGACCAGCCATACGAGAAATCCAAGAAAGCCCACTCGAACAGCAGTAGTTTATCATG tAGTCCAGTAGTGACCCCTGTGTCAACCCCAGCGGACCCTTGGTTCGGTGATACAGCTGTCCCATTCCAGTTTACTCCTGTGAAGAACCTGGCCTTGCGGCATACCCAGTCCAACAGTGCTCCCTCCACTCCAGACCTGCACATCCGGCGGCAGCACTCTCTCAG AATTTCCAGCTGCACACCTTACCATGAACAGGATCACAACCGAGGACATGCTCTGCAGGCGCACAGGAGGATGGCTGATTTTGCTTTACCTATATCAGAATACCAACTTCAGCGGTCAAGCCTAGCTCCTGTGTTATACCAGTCTGGCTCTGAAGACAGTGGCTCTGAGTACTCTGTGTCATCCTTCTCCAGCTTGCCCTGCCAGGAGGCCATGGGCGAGGAGCCCCACACAAGTCCACTTCAACACGTGCACCATTATGGCAGCTCCCACAATGGGCCCTTGGCTGTCACTGGTCCCAGCTTTTACAAGATTTCTCAGTATGAGTCCACACCCAGCTTTTATAGAGGGATCACAGAAGAAGGAGTAGGCTATGAAATTGAGATGGACATGGGACGACAGCACCGGGCCCCTCCACACCTTTTGGTACCCCCCAGCCGGTATGAGTGCTGGTATGAAGCGGAACCCCAGCAATGGTTGTTGCGGCCCCGCCCCTCTCATACCAGACTGGCCAGGGCACCCTCACTTAGGGAGTACCCAGCTCACCACTCCAGCAGAGGATTGTCCCGGGAGGTGGTGTCAGACGAGCTTCGGTCCTGGCATCAACGGAACCAGTTCCGCAGCCCACGACCTCGATCTCTTGATCGACAAGGTGCAGTCTGTGTGAGGACCCCACAAGGTCAGCACTCACGTCTGTCCCAGATCCCCAGCCTCCCTGGACAG GTCCCCCATAGAAGAGTATTCCAGAGAGCACTAGATGGAACactggtgcagtggtttgaagAGGAGGATTCTGAAGTTATTAGCCAAGTATAG